The sequence below is a genomic window from Falsibacillus pallidus.
GATTGCCGCCTGGATGAAAGCCTTTGCTAAGCGCACGGCTTCCATCGGTGCTTTTCCTTGTGCCAGAAAAGCCGCAATGGCTGAAGAAAATGTACATCCTGTTCCATGGGTATTCTTCGTTTGGATGCGGCTGGTTCTCAGTTCTGTAATCGTATCCCCATCATAGACAATATCCACCGATTCCTCATCATCCGCGTCATGTCCCCCTTTTAAAACAACCATTTTTGGCCCCATGGAGGATAGGATTTTTATTGCATTTATTTTATCTTCATACGTCTTGATTTCCATACCGGTCAACACTTCTGCTTCGGGAATATTCGGGGTAATGACCTCAGCTAATGGAAGCAGGTGTTCTTTTAAGGAGTTGACTGCTTCCTCCAATAATAGGGGAGCTCCTCCTTTTGCGATCATGACTGGATCCACCACGATATTTTTCCATTCATAGTTTTTCAGTCTTCCTGCTACAGCCTCAATAATTTCCGAATTGAACAGCATCCCTGTTTTAATGGCATGTGGCGGCAAGTCCTCCTGAATCGAATCGATCTGCTGAAGAATCCCTTCGACCTCAACAGGGTATACGCCCTGGACGCCGGTTGTATTTTGGGCTGTGACTGCCGTAATGGCTGACATCCCGTATACATTCAATTCCTGGAAAGTTTTCAAGTCTGCCTGAATGCCTGCTCCGCCTCCGCTGTCCGATCCTGCAATGGTCAATGCCATTGTCTGTTTATAAGACATGGGTGAATCCCTCCTATTGTTGTTTTGTGAATATTGCTTTTTGGGCAATTTCTTCAGATGTTAGGTTGGCAAGCTCATTCAAAAACTGGATTTGAAAACTGCCTGGTCCGACCTCACCTGTTTTCTCTGCAGCCAGTTCTGCTGCAATTCCATACGAAGTCAAAGCTGCCACGGCCGCTTCCAAATGGTTTGAATCGACCGCACAGTAGGCTCCTATGACAGAAGTGAGGAGACAGCCGGTCCCTGTCACCTGTGTCATCATTGGGTGGCCATTTTGAATGAGGTACGTATCCTTTCCGTCCGATGCTGCATCGTTTTTCCCTGTTACGACGGCTGCACAGTTCCATTTTTGTGCCGCTTGTAATGCGATTTCTGCTGCGTCGACTTTTCCATCGCCTGCATCCACCCCTTTGATCTGCCAATCGATGCCGAGCAGATTCGCGATTTCTGCTGCGTTTCCGCGGATGACATCAATTTGGACTTCCTCCAGGATTTTATTGGCCATATCTGTGCGGAATCGAGTAGCTCCTGCACCAACAGGATCCAATAGGACAGGAACACCTTTTTGATTCGCGGCTTTTCCTGCAAGGATCATGGATTCAATGACTTCTTTGTTCAGGGTACCAATATTCAAAACAACCGCTCCCGAGATGCTTGCCATTTCTTCCACTTCTTCTTTTGCATAAGCCATCACTGGCGATGCGCCAAGGGCAAGCAGTCCATTGGCGGTAAAATTAGTCACCACAACATTCGTGATATTGTGGACAAGCGGCTTCATTTCTCTTAAACGTTCTAATTTTTCGCTGATAATCATCATTAATTCCCTCTTCCCGTTCGGGGTGTCCAGCTCTGCTTGGTGACAGGCACGCCCCGGTTTTTGTCAAATAGAAAATGAAAACGGCTGCCTCCTGATGGGGGCAGCCGCAGCGAAAATATAGTTAATGGTGCTTCTTTTGTGCAAATAAAAAAACTTTGCACGCAAGCAAAGCATCAATAATGAAATCAATTACTTTCCTACGCTGGCATTACCCAACAGGTTCAGACGGTCTATGACGGAATAATCATACTCTCAGCCCTTTGCCACGGGCTCCCGTTTTCTCTATTCAATTGTAGCTACAGTCTACTATGAAATACTGGATTGTGCAACAGATGTGCCACTATCAGAGGGTCTTATAGCGTTTCTTTTAATCTTTCATTTCTCAACCCTTGTCCATTACCTTCAACTCTCGTATTCCATATAATAGAGTACCTTAATTATGGAAGGAGGTGAGATTAATGGCATTGCAATTAATGAAACTTGTCGTTTCTGCTTCATCCACTATCAATACAACACCTGCATCCGAAAAATTTTTCTATGTAACCACTGCAGTAACAGCTGCTGGAGCAACATTGACGGTTGATGCCGCTTCATTCTTCGATGATGCTGGCGCTGCAGTAACAGCGCTCCCTGCTCTTACTGCCAATAACAGCTACTTTAACGTATATGTGAACGGTGTTCTTCAAATGCAAGGTTTGGCGACTTATACACCAGGTGCAACAGGAGTTGGTTCATTGGAAGTGGATGTTCCGGCAGGAGGAGATCCCATCCTTCAAAATTCACCGGTCGTTTTGGAAGTCATGAACTTTGATCCACAAGCTTCCACTACTGTCAGCACTTAATGTAGTTTAGGCAAATAAAAAAACCGGATGCATGATCGATCGCACTAAACGTGGTCAGCATTCGGTTTTTCTATGGGAAAATGGTGATGTACTGCAGGATGATGGGGACGCCTTCCTGGGGAGCAGTCTCAATATTCAAAGTGAGCTTGCCCGGTTCAACCGTAAACAAAGAAGGCGGCTGCAAGACCCCGTTGATAAAGAGATTGATATAGGTGGCCGTTGCTGGATCAAGAATCCCTCTATCCCCATATTGCGTCAATTCATCTTCATTGGTATAGATTTTTTTCATCCCATCTGAGAGGGCATTGTACTGATAGGTGGCACCTTTCAAGGGGTCGACGGGATCAGGGTTTTGGACGATGTTTATTTTCGCCTGAATTTTCGTACCCATCTGCACCCAGTCATACACTTTTTTTGTCCTTACAATATGGGATTTCTTTCTATTATTCATACTAAATCCCCTTTGCTAGATTTGCTTTCCTCCTATTTTATGCCACTACTCTAAAAAGTTTCATAGCAGTGTCCCCCTTTTAATCTCTTAATTTTGAAAGAATCACTTCCATATTGGCCTTCGCATACTCGTATCCTCTTATGTAGCATTCATTCGTTTTTGAGATTTCAAGGGAACCGATATCATAGATTTCCGGATTCAGATAGATTCCTGATTGATAGTCGTGGTCGTCAATGATGCTCTCCACCATGACATAAATGCTTTGTGATAGGATTTCCATGATTCCGCCTACTTCGCGTGTCTTGCCGGAATAGCCGAGGTCGATGGCAATTACCTTTTCTGCCCCCAATGCATAGGCGATATCGCTGGGGAGATTATTGGTGATGCCGCCATCCACATATTCCTCTCCGTTTACTTCATATGGCAGGTATACGCCCGGGATCGAGCATGATGCGCGGACAAAGCCGCTCAGGTTCTTCTCAAATAAAGGGTACCATCGAAAGTGGTCATCATTGATTTTTGATGGATCGAGGATATCTGAATTGGCAAAAATCGTTTGCTCTCCTGTCAGAATCCTGGTCGCTATAACGGCCAGTTTGACATCCTTGTCACAAACATGGCTGAACTGCCTTCCATCAAATACGTCATCCAAAACCCGATGCAGCTTTTTGCCCTTGGCAATCCCCTTGATTTTACTAGGGGTCACGAGCCCTTTTAAAATATGAAAATAAGCAATATCTATGATACTGCGAACCTTCTTGAACTTTTCAAACGCTTCAATCGGCGTATATCCAAGCGCCAACAGCACCGCTGCGATAGAGCCTGAGCTGGTACCCGTATATATGGATGGCACCACCCCGTTCTCATGAAGCGCCTGCATGATGCCCAAATGTGCAGCCCCGCGTATGCCGCCACCCGAAAAAGCCACTCCAACCTTCACATCCATCCCCCGTTTTTTGTCGATTTATGTTATAGGCACTTCTTTTGGCCCACACTTCCATTTTATGTTTGCTGCTGTCATTAATATTCAGGTGTTCTATCCTATACATTAAACGATTTCCTTCATGTGGAACAAATGATTTACTGCACCTATATATTTCCTGAGGCACCCACAATACAAATTTTGGATATTTTATCATTGACACATTCGTCAACTCATCATATTATTTTAATTGACAAATGTGTTAGTTTAAAAACGAGAGGGGACATTTAGATGTTAGATAATGGATTAAAATCCGCTTTAGTCGTCATCGATGCACAGGTGGGACCTTTATGGGGGACTTATCAAATGGAGCAGACCATCGCTGTCATGCAGCAAATGATTCAAAAAGCAGAGAGCAGAAACATTCCGATTTTCTATGTGCAGCATGAAGAGCCTGAAGGTGGATTCTTGACACGGGGTTCTCAATTCTGGCAGTTCTTTCAGGGGATTTCTCCGGGCTCCGAAGACACTATTATTCACAAGCAAGCATCAGATTCATTTTATGAAACACCGCTCAAAGAAAGCCTGGAACAAAAGGGAATCCAGCATCTTGTCATTGTCGGTGCAAGGACGGAATTCTGCGTGGACACTACATGCCGATCAGCCCTTTCCCACGGATTCCATGTGACATTGGTAGAAGACGGTCATACGACAGTGGATAGTTCACTGCCGGCAGAGTCCATCATCAAGCATCATAATCTAAATTTAAATGCCATCCAGACTCCGCACGCATCCATACAAGTCCTTCCTTCTGAGCTTGCCAATTTTGAAAATGAGAGCCTGTAAGCTTCCTGATCATTGGGATTCCCCTAGTATTCACAAAGAAATTTAGACTTTTCCTTTGACCTTTAATAGATTTCACATTATAATAAAAAATACTTGTCCCAGTAGCTCAGCAGGATAGAGCGACAGCCTCCTAAGCTGTAGGTCGTGAGTTCGAATCTCGCCTGGGACGTTTTTTTATGCCCATTTTTTGATAAAGGGCCATTGTCAACTGCTCCTCTGCCGCTCGATTTATTCTAATAAGGAAGTGTGAAGCATGGAACAGAACAAAAAGATTGCCATTGTACTGGACATTGAAACAACAGGTTTAAGTCCATATAAAAATGAAATCATTGAACTTTATATGATAAAATTTTCGTTTGATAAAGAAACCGGCCAATTGATTGAGCGTTTGGATGAGTACTCCGCTCTCAATGAACCAAATTCACGCATCTCATCGCAGATCACCCAGCTGACAGGGATAACCAACGAAATGGTCAAAGGCCATCTTCTGGACTTTGAAGAGATCCTCGACTTTTGCAGGGACTCAGAATATTTTATTGCGCACAACGCCTCTTTCGACCGGAGCTTCCTGATTCAAGTGCTTCCCGACTTAGTGGATCGGAAGTGGCACTGTTCCATGAGGCACGTAAAATGGAAAAATTACGGGTTTGCTGATATGAAGCTGAACACGCTGCTGCGGGCTCACCGCATCAAAAATGAACATGCCCACAGAGCGGGCAGCGATACCCTATCAACGTTGAAGCTTTTGCTGCAATCCAATCCGGATGGACATACATACTTAAGGGAACTTGTTAACCGAAAGCCAATGGCACCACCTGCCAAGAAGCCTATTCAGAACAGAAGGAATACGATTAGGGATCTGGAAAAGGCAAAGCGGGAGATGGCGGCTTCCCGGGAAAAGGGTCGAAAGAATTAATATATGGACATAAAAAAGAGCGGTTCACTTTGACCGCTCTTTTTGTTATTAAAACTGCTTTACAGAATTATTGTGGCAAGCTTCCGACAGTATGCGTGTAGATTTTTTTGATCATTTTCTTCGTTTGAAGACCTTGCTGGACAAGGAGTGATGTGTAAATGGTGGTCGCACCCAGTGCTATGATGGCGAGCCAAAAGAGTGTAGTGATTTTCTTTCCTAAATTAAACATGGAACTGCCTCCTTTTTTTCAATAGCTTCCTGTCTTTACCCGACTAATCCAATTGCTGAATTCCTTGCTTCTATTTGCTTCCAATATTCTCTCTGCACTTTGAAGGAACTGTCCTATTTCATTTTCACTCAATGGGTTGATGTCAAAAGGAAAAAATGGCATCTCATTAACTGCCATAATCAATCGCTCAATCATATTGGTGCCGGATTCTGTCAGCTTCACTACCTTATACTTCGGCCTTTTATCCGGCAGGACCTCAATCAAGGCTTTTGATTCTAAAGGTTTTATGAGCCGCGTCACTGTCGAGATATGCCAGCAGCCATACTCGCTCAATTGAGAGGGAGACAAAGATTTCTCCGATGACGTATAGAGCAGGAACAATACATGCTGCTGGGCAGGGGTGATTAAATACTTCCTTCCCAGTTCAGCCCAATGCTCTTCCACGCAAAAATACATAGCCCTGACAATGAGCAGCAAATTCTGCTTCAGCAAAAAATCCATCCTATCGCCTCACTTGTAATTACAACTGAGACTATCTTTTGCTATACCTAGAGAAATATTCCTGAATAACGAAAAAAAGCCGGTAAATTTCCTCTAGTTGCTAATCCCACTTAAATCATCCAACTTTCTAAAGATATTCCCTTGTTTGATAAAACCGATTACCTTCATCAAATTTGATATCCGGATAACTCACTTCAAACTTATTGCATATTGGATAAATGGAACGGAAAGACTTCTTCCCATTCAGGTGTATTGGATAAACTTTGAATAAATATCATTTTTCATCACTCTCCAACATAATGTTTGAGTTTAGACTCACTTTTTAACGAGTCATAGCCTGTTTGAAATATTTCTTTGTTTTTTTCATTTTTTTCATATATGTAAATAACATCTTTCTCATCAGAAAATATGACTCCACTCCAGTAGCCAAATTTATTAAAGCCTGTCTTAATTTGATAAATCTCATTCTCATTGACTCCTTCTTTATAAAGAGTCTGCATTACTTTATTTTCATATTTATGTTTTTCATAAAGATAGATAATTTCGATGGATAAACAAATTACTAAGACCACTATTCCTAATGTTCTTTTTATTTTAGCTACCTCCATAATCGATACCTCTATTCGACATTTTCCTATTTTGCAACATTACTTCTAATAAACTCCATTTGGGAATTTTTTGATATTTTTAACAATGTTAATTTATTTACCCACCGGTTAGTTGTATAATTGGTAAAAAGAGGGTGTATATATTTGACACGTTTGGTGAACGATTGAGAGAATTTTAAAAGACATAAACTCTGAAGTCATGGATATCACAAAGAGCTCAAAGCCGCGATAAAATAGCAAAATTAATTTTACACACCCCTGGGATTTCATAACACGCTAGAAATAGCGTGTATTATTTTAACTTTATGTAGATTTTTTCTTTTTCTGTAATTTAATTCAATTTTAGGAGGATTTTATTCATGGAGCAATTTACTGAGCAACTAAAAACTTTATCGAAGCGAGTTAACAACCTCAAAAACAACTTGATGACAGAAGAAGCCACAAAAACATCAATTATCATGCCACTTTTCCAAGTTCTTGGTTATGACATTTTCAATCCAGAAGAGTTTCTTCCTGAGTTTATAGCCGATGTTGGTATTAAAAAAGGAGAAAAGGTTGATTTTGCTATTATGCAAAACGGAGCTCCGTCCATTCTCATTGAAGCAAAATCCATTAATGAGAAACTTCAAAAGCATGACTCTCAACTGTTTAGATATTTTGGGACAACTTCTGCTAAATTTGCAATTCTAACTAATGGATTACACTACAGATTCTACACAGATCTCGAAGAACAAAACAAAATGGATACTACTCCATTTTTCGAGTTTTTCTTAGATGAAATAAAAGATATTCATATAGCTGAACTTGCTAAATTCAGAAAGTCCAATTTTGACTTGGATAACATTCTTAATACTGCATCCGAACTAAAATATACTGGCGAAATCAAAAACTTTTTAAATGAGCAATGGGAAATTCCATCCGACGATTTTGTCTCTTTGATTCTTTCCCATGTTTATAATGGCAAGAAAACAAAAAATGTCATTGATAAATTCCAGCCGCTTGTGAAAAAATCACTTAAACAATTTATTAACGAAATGGTGAATGATAAAATACAAGCTGCAATTAAAAATACAGATAATGAAGAAGAAGTATCAAAACAGGTTGCTGTTACTGTAGAAGTCATCGAACCGGAGAAAAAAGATGAACCTCAAATTGAAACAACCGAGGAAGAGATTCAAGGATTTACTATCGTAAAAATGATGTTAAAGGATTTCGTAGACGAGGATAGGATCTGTTATAGAGACAATCTAAGCTATTTTAATATTTTACTAGATGATAATATTCGGAAATGGATCTGCAGGCTCTGGTTTAATTCTCCAAACAAATCCATTCAGTTTAATGATAGTACTAAAACGCAAATTTCTCTAGAAAAAATATCGGATATTATGAATCTTAGAGAGAAGCTTGAAGAGGTAACGTCTAAATTCTTGGTGAATCAAAAGCATTCATAACCTAAAGCCGAAATAGGTGTCAACAAAAATCAGGGCGTGCCATTGCACGCCCTGATTTTTGTCAATTTATGCGAATTGTTTTTCTTCGTCTTTTTGGAAAAAGCTTTTCATGGAGTGGAAAACGTCTGCTTTCTGCTTCAATATATAATACCGGAAGTTATCGTTCTTGATATTTTTGTAGGCGGACATAAGAGTCGAGTGTCTGTTATACTGGTTTACTTCCCCGTATCCAAACATATTGGAGACTTTCATCAGTTCTTCTACGAGTTTGACGCATCTTACGTTATCAGATGTCAAATTGTCGCCGTCTGAAAAATGGAATGGATAGATGTTGAACCGTGAAGGATTGTATTTCTCATCGATCAGTTCGAGGGCCTTCCGATAGGCAGAAGAGCAAATGGTTCCGCCGCTTTCCCCCTTGGAGAAAAAGTCTTCTTCCGAGACCACTTTTGCTTCTGTATGATGGGCAATGAATTCAATTTCGACCGTTTCATATTTTGTCCGTAAAAACCTAGTCATCCAGAAGAAAAAGCTCCTGGCCATGTATTTTTCCCACAGCCCCATACTTCCTGACGTATCCATCATGGCAAGGACGACTGCTTTTGATTCCGGCTTCGTAATTTCATTCCATGTCCTGAATTTTAAATCCTCAGGGTAGATCGGGTGAAAACTCGGCGTCCCCGTGATGGCATTGCGCTTGAAAGCCGTCATCATGGTACGCTTTTTATCAATATTCCCCATTAGTCCTGTTTTGCGAATATCATTGAACTCTATATCTTCAACAGTAATATCATTCTGCTCTTTTCTTTTCAAATTCGGAAGCTCCAGTTGGCTGAACAATGCCTCCTCCAATTCGAGCATCGAGATCTCAGCTTCGTAATAGTCCTCGCCTGCTTGATCTCCTGCTCCCTGTCCTTTCCCAGGACCTTTCTGCGGCGTGCCGTCGCGCGCCACGACATCTCCAATTTGGCTGTCCCCGTCGCCTTGGCCAACGTGTTTATTCTTATCATAGTTGTATCGTATCTTATATTCATCTAAAGAACGTATCGGAATCTTGACCACATCTTGGCCGTTGGACATGATGATGCTTTCTTCAGTAATTAAATCCGGAAGATTCTTTTTGATGGCTTCCTGCACTTTTTCCTGGTGCCTCTGCTGATCATCATGGCCTTTTCGATGGAGGGACCAATCTTCTTGTGAAATGATAAACTGCTGATTATCGCTTTGTGACATTCTCATTCCCCTCCTTCATTGCTTTC
It includes:
- the thiD gene encoding bifunctional hydroxymethylpyrimidine kinase/phosphomethylpyrimidine kinase produces the protein MSYKQTMALTIAGSDSGGGAGIQADLKTFQELNVYGMSAITAVTAQNTTGVQGVYPVEVEGILQQIDSIQEDLPPHAIKTGMLFNSEIIEAVAGRLKNYEWKNIVVDPVMIAKGGAPLLLEEAVNSLKEHLLPLAEVITPNIPEAEVLTGMEIKTYEDKINAIKILSSMGPKMVVLKGGHDADDEESVDIVYDGDTITELRTSRIQTKNTHGTGCTFSSAIAAFLAQGKAPMEAVRLAKAFIQAAIEDSLDIGKGHGPTNHWAFNRKNRSRENHS
- a CDS encoding MarR family winged helix-turn-helix transcriptional regulator, whose protein sequence is MDFLLKQNLLLIVRAMYFCVEEHWAELGRKYLITPAQQHVLFLLYTSSEKSLSPSQLSEYGCWHISTVTRLIKPLESKALIEVLPDKRPKYKVVKLTESGTNMIERLIMAVNEMPFFPFDINPLSENEIGQFLQSAERILEANRSKEFSNWISRVKTGSY
- a CDS encoding exonuclease domain-containing protein encodes the protein MEQNKKIAIVLDIETTGLSPYKNEIIELYMIKFSFDKETGQLIERLDEYSALNEPNSRISSQITQLTGITNEMVKGHLLDFEEILDFCRDSEYFIAHNASFDRSFLIQVLPDLVDRKWHCSMRHVKWKNYGFADMKLNTLLRAHRIKNEHAHRAGSDTLSTLKLLLQSNPDGHTYLRELVNRKPMAPPAKKPIQNRRNTIRDLEKAKREMAASREKGRKN
- a CDS encoding DUF4183 domain-containing protein — translated: MALQLMKLVVSASSTINTTPASEKFFYVTTAVTAAGATLTVDAASFFDDAGAAVTALPALTANNSYFNVYVNGVLQMQGLATYTPGATGVGSLEVDVPAGGDPILQNSPVVLEVMNFDPQASTTVST
- the yhbH gene encoding sporulation protein YhbH, giving the protein MSQSDNQQFIISQEDWSLHRKGHDDQQRHQEKVQEAIKKNLPDLITEESIIMSNGQDVVKIPIRSLDEYKIRYNYDKNKHVGQGDGDSQIGDVVARDGTPQKGPGKGQGAGDQAGEDYYEAEISMLELEEALFSQLELPNLKRKEQNDITVEDIEFNDIRKTGLMGNIDKKRTMMTAFKRNAITGTPSFHPIYPEDLKFRTWNEITKPESKAVVLAMMDTSGSMGLWEKYMARSFFFWMTRFLRTKYETVEIEFIAHHTEAKVVSEEDFFSKGESGGTICSSAYRKALELIDEKYNPSRFNIYPFHFSDGDNLTSDNVRCVKLVEELMKVSNMFGYGEVNQYNRHSTLMSAYKNIKNDNFRYYILKQKADVFHSMKSFFQKDEEKQFA
- a CDS encoding DUF4183 domain-containing protein translates to MNNRKKSHIVRTKKVYDWVQMGTKIQAKINIVQNPDPVDPLKGATYQYNALSDGMKKIYTNEDELTQYGDRGILDPATATYINLFINGVLQPPSLFTVEPGKLTLNIETAPQEGVPIILQYITIFP
- a CDS encoding type I restriction endonuclease translates to MEQFTEQLKTLSKRVNNLKNNLMTEEATKTSIIMPLFQVLGYDIFNPEEFLPEFIADVGIKKGEKVDFAIMQNGAPSILIEAKSINEKLQKHDSQLFRYFGTTSAKFAILTNGLHYRFYTDLEEQNKMDTTPFFEFFLDEIKDIHIAELAKFRKSNFDLDNILNTASELKYTGEIKNFLNEQWEIPSDDFVSLILSHVYNGKKTKNVIDKFQPLVKKSLKQFINEMVNDKIQAAIKNTDNEEEVSKQVAVTVEVIEPEKKDEPQIETTEEEIQGFTIVKMMLKDFVDEDRICYRDNLSYFNILLDDNIRKWICRLWFNSPNKSIQFNDSTKTQISLEKISDIMNLREKLEEVTSKFLVNQKHS
- a CDS encoding patatin-like phospholipase family protein, which codes for MKVGVAFSGGGIRGAAHLGIMQALHENGVVPSIYTGTSSGSIAAVLLALGYTPIEAFEKFKKVRSIIDIAYFHILKGLVTPSKIKGIAKGKKLHRVLDDVFDGRQFSHVCDKDVKLAVIATRILTGEQTIFANSDILDPSKINDDHFRWYPLFEKNLSGFVRASCSIPGVYLPYEVNGEEYVDGGITNNLPSDIAYALGAEKVIAIDLGYSGKTREVGGIMEILSQSIYVMVESIIDDHDYQSGIYLNPEIYDIGSLEISKTNECYIRGYEYAKANMEVILSKLRD
- a CDS encoding cysteine hydrolase family protein, with the translated sequence MLDNGLKSALVVIDAQVGPLWGTYQMEQTIAVMQQMIQKAESRNIPIFYVQHEEPEGGFLTRGSQFWQFFQGISPGSEDTIIHKQASDSFYETPLKESLEQKGIQHLVIVGARTEFCVDTTCRSALSHGFHVTLVEDGHTTVDSSLPAESIIKHHNLNLNAIQTPHASIQVLPSELANFENESL
- the thiM gene encoding hydroxyethylthiazole kinase — protein: MMIISEKLERLREMKPLVHNITNVVVTNFTANGLLALGASPVMAYAKEEVEEMASISGAVVLNIGTLNKEVIESMILAGKAANQKGVPVLLDPVGAGATRFRTDMANKILEEVQIDVIRGNAAEIANLLGIDWQIKGVDAGDGKVDAAEIALQAAQKWNCAAVVTGKNDAASDGKDTYLIQNGHPMMTQVTGTGCLLTSVIGAYCAVDSNHLEAAVAALTSYGIAAELAAEKTGEVGPGSFQIQFLNELANLTSEEIAQKAIFTKQQ